One genomic segment of Pseudomonas sp. p1(2021b) includes these proteins:
- a CDS encoding MFS transporter, with protein sequence MSDPAVQLLRHHRPFLAFWLARVFTASGFQMLTVAIGWHLYQLTGNVLDLGLVGLVEFAPRVLFMLHTGHVADRYDRRRVAALCQSLQALIALALAVGSATDNVSRELIFALAFLLGATRSFEMPATQALLPNVVPTGLFPRAVAASASATQAATIVAPAVGGLLYAFGSIWVYGPTVALYVIACLLTLSLDVRQQVAQRGRASLESLLAGIRFIRSRPDIFGAISLDLFAVLLGGATALLPVFAKDILLTGAWGLGLLRSAPAVGALLMSLWLARFPVERKVGLTMFTAVGVFGVATIAFGLSTSFWFSLAVLVVLGAADMISMVIRGAFVQLETPDEMRGRVSAVNGLFIGASNQLGEFESGLTAHWFGTVPAVVLGGVGTLVVTGTWMKLFPTLAQRDRLHGG encoded by the coding sequence ATGTCCGATCCCGCTGTGCAGCTGCTGCGTCACCACCGCCCTTTCCTGGCCTTCTGGCTGGCCCGGGTGTTCACCGCCAGTGGCTTCCAGATGCTCACCGTGGCCATCGGCTGGCACCTCTACCAGCTGACCGGCAACGTGCTGGACCTGGGCCTGGTGGGGCTCGTGGAATTCGCCCCACGCGTGCTGTTCATGCTGCACACCGGCCACGTCGCCGACCGCTATGACCGGCGCCGCGTCGCCGCCCTGTGCCAGAGCCTGCAAGCGCTGATCGCCCTGGCCCTGGCAGTGGGCAGCGCCACCGACAACGTCAGCCGCGAGCTGATCTTCGCCCTGGCCTTCCTGCTCGGTGCCACACGGTCCTTCGAGATGCCGGCCACCCAGGCACTGCTGCCCAACGTGGTGCCGACCGGGTTGTTCCCGCGGGCAGTGGCGGCTTCGGCCTCGGCTACCCAGGCGGCGACCATCGTCGCTCCGGCAGTGGGCGGCTTGCTCTATGCCTTCGGCAGTATCTGGGTGTATGGCCCGACCGTGGCGCTGTACGTGATTGCTTGTCTGCTCACCCTGAGCCTCGATGTCCGCCAGCAGGTGGCCCAACGCGGGCGCGCCAGCCTGGAGTCGTTGCTGGCCGGGATCCGCTTCATCCGCAGCCGCCCGGACATCTTCGGGGCGATTTCCCTGGACTTGTTCGCTGTGCTGCTGGGCGGTGCCACTGCGTTGCTACCGGTATTCGCCAAGGACATCCTGCTCACCGGCGCCTGGGGCCTGGGCCTGTTGCGCTCGGCACCGGCGGTGGGCGCGCTGTTGATGTCGCTGTGGCTGGCGCGCTTCCCGGTGGAGCGCAAGGTCGGCCTGACCATGTTCACCGCCGTCGGCGTATTCGGCGTGGCCACCATCGCCTTCGGCCTGTCCACTTCGTTCTGGTTCTCGTTGGCGGTGCTGGTGGTACTGGGTGCGGCGGACATGATCAGCATGGTCATCCGCGGTGCCTTCGTGCAGTTGGAGACGCCGGACGAGATGCGTGGCCGGGTCAGTGCGGTGAACGGCTTGTTCATTGGCGCCTCCAACCAGTTGGGCGAGTTCGAATCGGGGTTGACCGCGCATTGGTTCGGCACGGTGCCAGCGGTGGTGCTGGGGGGTGTGGGTACGCTGGTGGTGACCGGGACCTGGATGAAACTGTTCCCGACCTTGG